In Chloroflexota bacterium, one DNA window encodes the following:
- the nuoE gene encoding NADH-quinone oxidoreductase subunit NuoE — protein sequence MQLEAKIADPAKRSMLLTALYIAQEQYGYLTKEAVERVATRLGLPVADVYSMASFYSLYRVQPTGRYVLQVCEGLSCHLVGGADRLVDYLRKKLGIEVGETTPDGLFTLQTVQCLASCGTSPAIRVNDALYENMTTEKVDELLETLRGYHV from the coding sequence ATGCAACTAGAAGCCAAAATCGCTGATCCAGCCAAACGCTCCATGTTATTGACTGCACTTTACATTGCTCAGGAGCAGTATGGCTACCTGACCAAGGAGGCGGTGGAACGCGTGGCCACACGGTTAGGATTGCCCGTAGCAGATGTGTATTCCATGGCTAGTTTCTACAGCCTCTATCGGGTCCAGCCTACAGGTCGCTATGTATTGCAGGTTTGCGAGGGGTTATCCTGCCATCTAGTCGGTGGCGCAGACCGCCTGGTGGATTACCTGCGCAAGAAGCTCGGCATCGAAGTGGGGGAAACGACCCCGGATGGTCTGTTCACGTTACAGACGGTACAATGCCTAGCTTCCTGTGGCACGTCTCCGGCCATACGTGTAAACGACGCACTATATGAAAACATGACCACAGAGAAAGTGGACGAACTATTGGAAACATTAAGGGGGTACCATGTTTGA
- a CDS encoding response regulator → MSPAGKVLVVDDDPDFVEYTRIVLESQGYEVQTAATAEQALKMMRQQKPDVALLDVMMSYVLDGLNLTRQMRDDPELRDIPVIMISAIVSREEAGVFPTDEYLAVDTFMTKPVDPADLLQQVAKLIQRRKSGETTKEGKCN, encoded by the coding sequence ATGTCCCCTGCTGGTAAGGTGCTGGTTGTAGATGACGATCCGGATTTCGTGGAGTATACCCGCATTGTGTTGGAATCCCAAGGGTATGAAGTGCAAACTGCAGCAACCGCTGAGCAGGCCCTGAAAATGATGCGCCAGCAAAAACCAGATGTCGCCCTATTGGATGTGATGATGTCCTATGTCCTAGATGGTTTGAACCTCACGCGCCAAATGCGTGATGATCCTGAACTCCGCGACATCCCCGTGATTATGATTTCGGCCATTGTCAGTAGGGAAGAAGCAGGAGTCTTCCCGACGGATGAGTACCTGGCAGTGGATACTTTTATGACTAAACCTGTTGATCCAGCTGACTTGCTGCAGCAAGTCGCCAAGCTAATCCAACGCCGCAAGAGCGGCGAGACTACAAAGGAGGGAAAATGCAACTAG
- a CDS encoding response regulator, with amino-acid sequence MAKILVVDDDPDFVEITRTILESNGYEVVSAASGDQALQVMQKELPDLVLLDVMMATVLDGLNLSHVMSEDPVLKHVPIVMVSSITESPHAGLFPTDEYIPIDAWISKPVQPNDLLNKVARFVKK; translated from the coding sequence ATGGCCAAAATTCTAGTAGTTGACGATGACCCGGATTTTGTGGAGATTACGAGAACGATCCTGGAATCCAACGGGTACGAAGTGGTGTCTGCGGCCAGCGGTGACCAGGCCCTGCAGGTGATGCAAAAGGAATTGCCAGACCTGGTGCTTCTTGATGTGATGATGGCTACGGTGTTGGATGGCCTCAATCTGAGCCATGTCATGAGCGAAGACCCGGTGCTGAAGCATGTGCCCATCGTCATGGTTTCTTCTATCACGGAAAGCCCACATGCAGGATTATTTCCCACAGACGAGTACATCCCGATCGATGCCTGGATCTCGAAGCCAGTACAACCTAATGATTTGCTGAATAAAGTTGCTCGATTTGTCAAAAAATAG
- a CDS encoding response regulator: protein MGYEIDELDRRIIAFLQLDGRASNVEIARALGVAEATVRKRIERLLSEGVMRIAAVPSVNRLGLEVETVILLKVDPTRALRIGEQLAEMREVRAVRYTTGEYDLIVEAAFPSNDDLLHFLTNRLISIPGIQSTIISHVLKNIKQSCDWILPREGPPIILVVDDDPDFVEFTRMVLEKAGYRVIAAANGEQGLQAMRQEQPDLVILDVMMSGILDGLNASMRMRTVQGLEKTPILMVSSITSSDYAAMFPTDEYVPVESFLSKPVSPEQLLSEVQRLLS from the coding sequence TTGGGCTACGAAATTGACGAACTTGATCGCCGCATTATTGCCTTTTTGCAATTGGATGGCCGTGCATCTAATGTAGAGATTGCACGCGCTCTAGGCGTGGCGGAGGCTACGGTGCGCAAGCGTATTGAACGCTTGCTCAGTGAGGGAGTGATGCGTATTGCAGCCGTTCCTAGTGTAAATAGGCTCGGTCTGGAAGTGGAAACGGTGATCCTGCTCAAGGTGGACCCAACACGAGCTTTGCGCATCGGGGAACAATTGGCAGAGATGAGAGAGGTTCGGGCTGTTCGCTACACAACGGGCGAATACGATTTGATTGTCGAAGCGGCTTTCCCTTCTAATGATGACCTGCTCCACTTTCTCACCAACCGCTTGATAAGCATACCCGGGATTCAATCCACAATAATCTCCCATGTATTGAAAAATATCAAACAGAGCTGTGATTGGATCCTGCCTAGGGAGGGACCTCCCATCATTCTGGTTGTGGACGATGATCCGGATTTCGTCGAATTCACACGCATGGTGCTGGAAAAGGCAGGCTATCGAGTTATTGCTGCGGCTAACGGCGAGCAGGGTCTGCAAGCAATGCGTCAGGAGCAGCCAGATCTGGTTATCCTAGATGTTATGATGAGTGGCATTCTCGATGGCCTTAACGCCAGCATGCGTATGAGGACGGTACAAGGTCTTGAGAAAACACCCATATTGATGGTTTCTTCTATCACCAGCTCTGACTATGCAGCTATGTTCCCTACCGATGAGTACGTCCCTGTGGAGAGCTTTCTTTCTAAACCAGTTAGCCCTGAGCAATTGCTGTCTGAAGTACAGCGATTGTTGTCCTAG
- a CDS encoding Rrf2 family transcriptional regulator → MKITKGTDYGIRGIIYLATQPSGKVSLLHEIAKDEDVPETYLAKIFQDLTKAGLVRSHRGAKGGFCLAKPASEITLRNVIEALQGPISLNRCLDIREGCPNVEGCAVYHVLRKAQEQLLATLDAATLEVLAQETIAIQQARSSAAT, encoded by the coding sequence ATGAAGATAACGAAAGGAACGGATTATGGTATACGGGGTATCATCTATTTGGCTACGCAGCCGAGCGGGAAAGTGAGTTTGCTCCATGAAATTGCTAAGGACGAGGACGTACCGGAGACTTATCTGGCCAAGATCTTCCAGGATCTGACTAAAGCTGGCCTCGTCCGCTCGCATCGTGGAGCCAAGGGTGGCTTTTGCCTGGCCAAACCTGCCTCGGAGATCACCCTGCGCAATGTCATTGAGGCTTTGCAGGGACCTATCTCCCTGAACAGATGCCTAGATATCCGCGAAGGATGTCCAAACGTGGAAGGCTGTGCCGTCTATCATGTGCTGCGTAAAGCGCAGGAGCAACTACTGGCAACGCTTGACGCCGCTACTCTGGAGGTATTGGCTCAAGAAACCATTGCAATACAGCAGGCTAGAAGCAGTGCAGCAACCTGA